Proteins encoded in a region of the Anoxybacillus amylolyticus genome:
- a CDS encoding YbaB/EbfC family nucleoid-associated protein: protein MMRGMGGMGNMQKMMKQMQKMQKEMQKAQEELAEKTVEGTAGGGMVTVIANGHKQILEVKIKEEVVDPEDIEMLQDLILAATNDALKKAEELTADTMGQFTKGLNIPGLF, encoded by the coding sequence ATGATGCGAGGAATGGGTGGAATGGGAAATATGCAAAAAATGATGAAACAAATGCAAAAAATGCAAAAAGAAATGCAAAAAGCTCAAGAAGAATTGGCAGAGAAAACAGTCGAAGGAACAGCTGGCGGCGGAATGGTGACGGTCATTGCGAATGGTCATAAACAAATTTTAGAAGTAAAGATAAAAGAGGAAGTAGTCGATCCAGAAGATATCGAAATGCTGCAAGATTTAATTTTAGCTGCTACAAATGATGCGCTTAAAAAAGCGGAAGAATTAACAGCGGACACAATGGGGCAATTCACTAAAGGATTGAACATCCCGGGCTTATTCTAG
- a CDS encoding YaaL family protein has protein sequence MFWRRKGWLKKQFDERLVEQLEAMRNEWIKQKELIEKSIEPSGDVLMDAKITEAKYLFLIREAKRRRVTLKRAK, from the coding sequence ATGTTTTGGCGGCGAAAAGGATGGTTAAAAAAACAATTTGATGAGCGATTAGTGGAACAATTAGAAGCGATGAGGAACGAATGGATAAAACAAAAAGAGTTAATTGAAAAAAGTATCGAGCCTTCGGGAGATGTATTAATGGACGCAAAAATTACAGAAGCGAAATACCTTTTTCTTATTCGAGAGGCAAAACGCCGTCGAGTTACGTTAAAGAGAGCGAAATAA
- a CDS encoding pro-sigmaK processing inhibitor BofA family protein produces MEPKIVILLFLCAIVILLLIGTPLKPVRFIGYGAIKLIIGALLLFTLNAIGSSFIHIPINLFTSSVSGFLGIPGVLALVIIQKYIL; encoded by the coding sequence ATGGAGCCAAAAATAGTCATCCTGCTTTTTTTGTGTGCAATCGTGATTTTGTTATTGATCGGAACTCCTTTAAAACCTGTTCGTTTCATTGGATATGGAGCGATTAAATTAATCATTGGAGCGTTGTTATTATTTACTTTAAATGCCATCGGCAGTTCTTTCATTCATATCCCAATTAATTTATTTACATCATCTGTATCAGGTTTTCTAGGCATTCCTGGTGTGCTCGCCTTAGTCATTATTCAAAAATACATTCTATAA
- the recR gene encoding recombination mediator RecR, whose protein sequence is MHYPEPISKLIDSFMKLPGIGPKTAVRLAFFVLTMKEDTVLDFAKALVNAKRNLLYCTVCGHITDKDPCYICDDERRDKTTICVVQDPKDVIAMEKMKEYNGLYHVLHGAISPMDGIGPEDIKITELLKRLQDETVQEVILATNPNIEGEATAMYISRLLKPTGIKITRIAHGLPVGGDLEYADEVTLSKALEGRREL, encoded by the coding sequence ATGCATTATCCGGAGCCGATATCAAAACTGATTGACAGCTTTATGAAATTGCCGGGAATCGGTCCAAAAACAGCAGTGAGGCTAGCGTTTTTTGTTCTAACGATGAAAGAAGATACGGTATTGGATTTTGCAAAGGCATTAGTCAATGCGAAACGGAATTTGTTGTATTGTACGGTTTGTGGGCATATTACAGATAAAGATCCGTGTTATATTTGTGACGATGAAAGGCGAGACAAAACAACAATTTGCGTTGTTCAAGACCCGAAAGATGTCATTGCGATGGAAAAAATGAAAGAATATAACGGATTATATCACGTATTGCACGGAGCTATTTCCCCGATGGATGGCATTGGTCCGGAGGATATTAAAATTACGGAGCTATTAAAAAGGCTACAAGACGAAACAGTACAAGAGGTTATTTTAGCTACCAATCCAAATATTGAAGGGGAAGCAACCGCGATGTATATATCGCGATTATTGAAACCAACAGGAATAAAAATTACAAGAATTGCTCACGGATTGCCAGTCGGAGGCGATTTAGAGTATGCTGACGAAGTAACATTATCAAAAGCATTAGAAGGCCGGCGTGAGCTATAG
- a CDS encoding IS1182 family transposase, with the protein MKHHHISFKEYTMDNLTLPSNIADLIPPDNMAHVVHEMVERIPMETFLPYYKGGGTSSYHPKMMTKIILYAYTQKMYHGREIARQLEVHLPLMWLSGFQKPDFRSINRFRSERMKGLIDDLFREMITLLVADGYVNMEDYFVDGTKIEANANRYTFVWRKSAEKYQEKLQANVDQLIAQIDAIVEEENAEEIDASPAFTSKEIRKKTEEWEKRLEAEPDNQPLKKAVKKMKEDYLPRSEKYEHQLQVCGDRNSYSKTDADATFMRLKGDHMRNGQLKPAYNVQVGSSDQFVLGYSLHQRPGDTRCLLPHLETVREKYGVVPKRVTADAVYGSEENYVKLEEKNISAFIKYNTYEKENTRKVKKNPHHPQNWTYKKEEDVWICANGKKLVRIGTSKQTTESGYTSVIQHYQCHECEGCPFRSVCTTSKYGRTTQWNPVYHEQKQKARERLESEEGQARYRQRQTDIESVFGQIKQNRGFRRFVLRGLQKISIEWGLICVAHNLLKKAAKDKQRSLAA; encoded by the coding sequence ATGAAACATCATCATATTTCTTTTAAAGAGTATACCATGGATAACCTCACGTTGCCAAGCAATATTGCCGATCTCATTCCACCGGATAATATGGCTCACGTGGTTCACGAGATGGTCGAGCGCATCCCGATGGAGACGTTTCTTCCTTACTATAAAGGCGGCGGTACCTCTTCTTATCATCCAAAAATGATGACGAAAATTATCCTCTACGCGTACACCCAAAAAATGTATCATGGCCGAGAAATTGCTCGACAATTAGAAGTACATCTTCCCCTCATGTGGTTGAGTGGGTTTCAAAAGCCGGACTTCCGTTCCATCAATCGATTTCGCTCCGAACGGATGAAAGGGCTGATTGACGACTTGTTCCGAGAAATGATCACCCTGCTTGTCGCGGACGGCTATGTCAACATGGAAGACTATTTCGTAGATGGGACGAAAATTGAAGCGAATGCCAACCGATACACGTTCGTTTGGCGGAAATCCGCCGAGAAATACCAAGAGAAATTACAAGCCAATGTGGATCAGCTCATCGCCCAGATCGATGCGATCGTGGAAGAAGAAAATGCGGAAGAAATCGACGCTTCCCCTGCTTTTACTTCAAAAGAAATCCGAAAGAAAACCGAGGAGTGGGAAAAACGTTTGGAGGCCGAGCCGGACAACCAACCGTTGAAGAAGGCCGTCAAGAAGATGAAGGAAGACTACTTGCCTCGCAGTGAAAAGTACGAACACCAACTCCAAGTATGCGGGGACCGCAACAGCTATTCCAAAACGGATGCGGATGCGACGTTTATGCGTTTGAAGGGGGACCACATGCGCAACGGCCAACTGAAGCCGGCTTATAACGTACAAGTGGGTTCTTCCGATCAGTTCGTTCTGGGGTATTCGCTTCACCAGAGACCCGGCGATACTCGTTGTCTTCTGCCACACCTAGAGACGGTTCGAGAGAAATATGGGGTGGTACCAAAACGCGTGACCGCTGACGCTGTCTATGGTTCCGAGGAAAATTACGTGAAACTCGAAGAGAAAAACATTTCCGCGTTTATCAAGTACAACACGTATGAGAAAGAGAACACACGCAAGGTCAAGAAGAACCCGCACCATCCACAGAATTGGACATACAAGAAAGAAGAGGACGTTTGGATTTGTGCGAACGGGAAAAAACTGGTCCGTATAGGAACTTCGAAGCAGACCACAGAATCTGGGTATACTTCGGTCATCCAGCACTACCAATGCCACGAATGCGAAGGGTGTCCGTTCCGCTCGGTCTGCACAACTTCCAAGTATGGACGTACAACGCAATGGAACCCCGTCTATCACGAACAGAAACAGAAGGCTCGTGAACGACTGGAAAGTGAAGAAGGACAAGCACGATACCGCCAACGCCAAACCGACATTGAGAGTGTGTTTGGGCAAATCAAGCAAAATCGCGGATTTCGTCGCTTTGTCCTCCGAGGCCTCCAAAAAATTTCCATAGAATGGGGGCTTATTTGCGTTGCCCATAATCTCCTCAAGAAAGCCGCTAAGGACAAACAACGGTCCTTAGCGGCATAA